The Nitrogeniibacter aestuarii genome has a window encoding:
- a CDS encoding DUF2796 domain-containing protein, translated as MKLLPIALLLTLSASPLFAQHAHEHGVARLGLVQSGSEVGVEWSGPLDTVVGFEHAPSTAAEKQALADAIERLRNPVTVVSMPPAAGCQLMSANVAMPFQAEDAEGEHEHEHEHEDEQEKGEGADAMHGEHADLIVTYDFTCQHPEALKVVQVTAFDSFERLQRVEAAVLTDTRQGAARLTRENTAWTLPTP; from the coding sequence ATGAAACTTCTGCCGATTGCCTTGCTGCTCACTCTCTCCGCCAGCCCGCTGTTTGCCCAGCACGCCCATGAGCATGGCGTGGCCCGCCTCGGGCTCGTCCAGTCGGGGTCCGAAGTCGGCGTCGAATGGTCCGGGCCGCTCGATACCGTCGTGGGTTTTGAGCACGCTCCATCCACGGCGGCCGAGAAACAGGCGCTGGCGGATGCCATCGAACGCCTGCGCAACCCGGTAACCGTGGTTTCGATGCCGCCCGCCGCCGGATGCCAGCTGATGTCCGCCAACGTCGCCATGCCGTTTCAGGCCGAAGACGCCGAGGGCGAGCACGAACACGAGCATGAACATGAAGACGAGCAAGAAAAGGGAGAGGGCGCCGACGCCATGCACGGTGAGCACGCCGACCTGATCGTCACCTATGACTTCACCTGCCAGCACCCCGAGGCACTCAAGGTGGTGCAGGTCACTGCCTTCGACAGCTTCGAGCGCCTGCAGCGGGTCGAAGCTGCCGTGCTCACCGACACTCGCCAGGGGGCGGCGCGCCTCACCCGGGAGAACACGGCGTGGACGCTCCCGACGCCGTGA
- a CDS encoding metal ABC transporter solute-binding protein, Zn/Mn family, with protein MTRFLASLMLCFSLSSTAFAEPALRVLTTFTILQDFVREIGGDRVTVTTLVGFDEDAHAFDPRASDIRRLRDADLLVSNGLGFDPWIDPMMQSARFTGTHVVASSQVTPLERDDEGHDEPGHEHHHDGMADPHAWLDATNAMNYVRTIAAALIAADPAGKSIYEANEAAYLAQLNTLEKDLRAGFASLPPSRRTVVTPHDAFGYFAHAYGLHFLAPAGLSNEAAPSAAAVADLIRQLRELNVDRVYLETLADDRLIQRIGRETGATVGGALYADALSRKDGADTYTGLMRHNLKTLTAP; from the coding sequence ATGACCCGCTTTCTTGCCTCCCTGATGCTGTGCTTTTCGCTCAGCAGCACTGCCTTTGCCGAACCCGCCCTGCGGGTGCTCACTACCTTCACGATCCTGCAGGATTTCGTCCGCGAAATCGGTGGCGACCGGGTGACGGTGACCACTCTGGTCGGTTTCGACGAGGACGCCCATGCCTTTGACCCGCGCGCCTCGGACATCCGTCGCCTGCGCGACGCCGACCTGCTGGTGAGCAACGGGCTGGGCTTCGACCCGTGGATCGACCCGATGATGCAGTCGGCGCGTTTCACCGGCACCCATGTGGTCGCCTCGTCCCAGGTCACGCCGCTCGAGCGCGACGATGAAGGCCACGACGAGCCGGGGCACGAACATCACCATGACGGCATGGCCGATCCGCACGCGTGGCTGGATGCGACCAACGCCATGAACTACGTGCGCACCATTGCCGCCGCCCTGATCGCCGCCGACCCGGCCGGGAAGTCCATTTACGAAGCCAACGAAGCGGCCTATCTGGCGCAGCTCAACACCCTGGAAAAAGACCTGCGGGCCGGTTTTGCCAGCCTGCCGCCATCGCGACGCACGGTGGTGACACCGCACGACGCTTTCGGCTATTTCGCCCATGCCTATGGACTGCACTTTCTGGCGCCAGCGGGCCTGTCGAACGAAGCCGCGCCCTCGGCCGCTGCCGTGGCGGACCTGATCCGCCAGTTGCGCGAGCTGAACGTGGATCGGGTGTATCTCGAAACCCTGGCAGACGACCGCCTGATCCAGCGCATCGGGCGCGAGACCGGCGCCACCGTGGGCGGCGCCCTGTATGCCGACGCCTTGTCCCGCAAGGACGGCGCCGACACCTACACCGGGCTCATGCGCCACAACCTGAAGACGCTGACGGCCCCCTGA
- a CDS encoding metal ABC transporter ATP-binding protein, translating into MSAHALCLTDISAGHDGRTTIHDVSINVPSGARVAVIGPNGAGKSTLLKTIAGELPTMGGQMHRCATCARMGYLPQTATVDVRFPISVFEFVAMGALGHTGMFGRLTGETRHRIEHALNRTGLADLARRPIGALSGGQLQRARFARLILQDAALLLLDEPFAGVDRPTRDALMRIVDEWHDERRTVLVVLHDVELVRQRFEWCLSVDDGHAQLVPTQELLTVRATPAPAAGEFVPPRHAFLRNALGQSQHV; encoded by the coding sequence ATGAGCGCGCATGCCCTCTGCCTGACCGATATCAGCGCCGGCCACGACGGGCGCACGACCATTCACGACGTGAGCATCAACGTGCCCTCGGGCGCGCGGGTGGCGGTGATCGGCCCCAACGGCGCCGGCAAATCCACCCTGCTCAAGACCATTGCGGGCGAATTGCCCACCATGGGCGGGCAGATGCATCGCTGTGCCACATGCGCGCGCATGGGCTACCTGCCACAGACGGCCACCGTCGATGTGCGCTTCCCGATCAGCGTGTTCGAATTCGTGGCCATGGGTGCGCTGGGCCATACCGGCATGTTCGGCCGCCTCACGGGTGAGACCCGCCATCGTATCGAGCATGCGCTGAACCGCACCGGTCTGGCTGATCTGGCCCGTCGCCCCATCGGCGCCCTCTCCGGCGGCCAGTTGCAACGGGCACGCTTTGCCCGCCTGATTCTGCAGGACGCAGCCCTGCTGCTGCTCGACGAGCCTTTCGCCGGGGTCGACCGCCCCACCCGCGACGCGCTCATGCGCATCGTCGACGAGTGGCACGATGAACGACGCACGGTGCTGGTGGTGCTGCACGACGTGGAACTGGTGCGCCAGCGCTTCGAATGGTGCCTGTCGGTGGATGACGGTCATGCCCAGCTGGTGCCGACCCAGGAGTTGCTGACCGTGCGCGCCACCCCGGCACCCGCCGCCGGCGAATTCGTGCCCCCGCGCCACGCCTTCCTGCGCAATGCGCTGGGCCAGTCGCAGCATGTTTGA
- a CDS encoding ATP-binding cassette domain-containing protein — protein sequence MSLLRLSAFRFGRGQVLARALDLDLIAGEQAVLLGPNGVGKSTFLQALLDPALRLGGELHLAPGARVGYLAQSGEALDALPLSGRELLGLTQATPAGLPPALGACLDQRLDALSGGQRQFLRFWSIAAAPFDVLLLDEPSNNLDEAGVRALQHWLAQPHPAQAVLLVTHDSRLVAARQRRLSLEPA from the coding sequence ATGAGCCTGCTGCGCCTGTCGGCCTTCCGCTTCGGGCGCGGGCAGGTGCTTGCCCGCGCGCTCGATCTTGACCTGATCGCCGGTGAGCAGGCGGTGCTGCTCGGCCCCAACGGGGTCGGCAAAAGCACCTTCCTGCAGGCGCTGCTCGACCCCGCGCTGCGCCTCGGGGGCGAGCTCCACCTCGCTCCCGGCGCGCGGGTGGGCTATCTCGCCCAGTCGGGCGAAGCGCTCGACGCTCTGCCGCTCAGCGGCCGCGAACTGCTCGGCCTCACCCAGGCCACGCCGGCGGGCCTGCCCCCGGCGCTCGGCGCCTGCCTCGACCAGCGGCTCGATGCCCTCTCCGGCGGGCAACGCCAGTTCCTGCGCTTCTGGTCCATCGCCGCCGCGCCCTTCGACGTGCTGCTGCTCGACGAGCCCAGCAACAACCTGGACGAAGCCGGCGTGCGGGCCTTGCAGCACTGGCTTGCCCAGCCCCATCCCGCCCAGGCGGTGCTGCTCGTGACCCACGACAGCCGTCTGGTTGCCGCGCGCCAGCGTCGTCTGAGCCTGGAGCCGGCATGA
- a CDS encoding ABC transporter permease, with product MRLPVFFLTWASLRNRALASVLTLIAIALSVTLLLGVERLRNDARAGFANTLSGTDLIVGARSGAVPLLLYSVFHIGDATANVSWQSIQALEKMPAVDWVVPVSLGDSHKGYRVIGSTPDFFAHYQYGRRQPLAFAQGRAFEGLFDTVVGAEVARKLGYAPGSRIVLSHGAGEFTGAEHGDKPFTVTGVLAPTGTPIDRAVLVSLGAIEAIHLDWQGGSRIPGVQIPPEFVKKFDLSPKSVTAAFVGLKQRTAVFRVQREINTFKAEPLQAILPGVTLDQLWRVVGVAEQVLLAVSGFVVLVGLSGLVAMMVGALSARRRELAILRAMGAGPRDIFTLLLAESLLLSVAGGVLGVFILWLASTVAAPWLAAVHGVQLVPRIIDLRECALLAGVVGAAVLASLVPAWRAYRYSLADGMSVRM from the coding sequence ATGAGGCTGCCGGTTTTCTTCCTCACCTGGGCCAGCCTGCGCAACCGCGCGCTGGCCAGCGTGCTCACGCTCATTGCCATTGCCCTGTCGGTCACCCTGCTGCTCGGGGTGGAGCGGCTGCGCAACGACGCCCGCGCCGGCTTCGCCAACACCCTGTCGGGGACCGACCTCATCGTCGGTGCGCGTAGCGGTGCCGTGCCGCTGCTGCTGTATTCGGTCTTCCACATCGGCGATGCCACCGCCAACGTGAGCTGGCAGAGCATCCAGGCCCTTGAAAAGATGCCGGCGGTGGACTGGGTGGTGCCCGTCTCGCTGGGCGATTCGCACAAGGGCTACCGGGTCATCGGCAGTACGCCGGACTTTTTCGCCCACTATCAATATGGGCGCCGCCAGCCACTGGCCTTCGCCCAGGGCCGTGCTTTCGAGGGGCTGTTCGATACCGTGGTCGGCGCCGAGGTGGCCCGCAAGCTGGGTTATGCGCCGGGCAGCCGCATTGTGCTCTCGCACGGCGCGGGCGAATTCACCGGTGCCGAGCATGGTGACAAGCCCTTCACCGTCACCGGGGTGCTCGCCCCCACCGGCACCCCCATCGACCGTGCCGTGCTGGTGAGTCTGGGGGCCATCGAAGCCATCCATCTGGACTGGCAGGGCGGCAGCCGCATTCCGGGTGTGCAGATCCCGCCCGAGTTCGTGAAGAAATTCGACCTGAGTCCCAAGTCGGTCACCGCCGCCTTTGTCGGCCTCAAGCAGCGCACCGCGGTGTTCCGCGTCCAGCGCGAGATCAACACCTTCAAGGCCGAGCCCCTGCAGGCCATTCTGCCGGGTGTGACGCTCGATCAGCTGTGGCGCGTGGTGGGCGTGGCCGAGCAGGTGCTGCTGGCCGTTTCGGGTTTTGTGGTGCTGGTGGGTCTGTCCGGCCTGGTAGCCATGATGGTGGGCGCGCTGTCGGCCCGCCGCCGCGAACTGGCCATCCTGCGTGCCATGGGCGCCGGCCCGCGCGACATCTTCACCCTGCTGCTGGCCGAGAGCCTGTTGCTGTCGGTGGCCGGTGGCGTGCTGGGCGTGTTCATCCTGTGGCTGGCCAGTACCGTGGCCGCCCCCTGGCTGGCGGCTGTCCACGGCGTGCAACTTGTGCCCCGTATCATCGATCTGAGAGAGTGCGCCCTGCTTGCCGGGGTGGTGGGCGCGGCGGTACTGGCCAGTCTGGTGCCCGCGTGGCGCGCTTATCGATATTCGCTCGCCGATGGCATGAGCGTGAGGATGTGA
- a CDS encoding TonB-dependent receptor, with protein sequence MFAPTPRRMALSLALALSFPLPALAADDAELSALRDEIRQLRAAYEQRLADLESRLEQQQAAPAPAAAAPVAPVAHAAPRGGGFNPDVSLILMGQYRRMKDIDERHISGFTSVAEHGDDDHAHGAGSRGFSIDHSELVFSANIDNRFTGLANFAMADGEVEVEEAWFETLGLGHGLTVRGGRFRSGIGYANQQHPHAWDFADASLMYQALFGEHASYANDGLQLRWVAPTPVYLEFGAEVGRGANFPGTDRDTNGVGSGALYAHLGGDVGTSHSWRAGLSYLNARAEDRHSHFEDVGGEEVHTNFSGTSRAWILDGVWKWAPDGNARDRYLKLQGEYFIRKERGDLECNGATGTACDGGVDSDYLTRQSGWYAQAVYQFMPEWRVGLRYDRLDPGTQDYGVNNANLEREDHNPHRTTLMADWSPSEFARLRLQWARDQSMAGETDNQLWLQYIMSLGAHGAHTF encoded by the coding sequence ATGTTTGCCCCCACCCCCCGCCGCATGGCCCTCAGCCTGGCGCTCGCCCTGTCTTTCCCCCTGCCGGCCCTGGCCGCCGACGATGCCGAACTGTCGGCCCTGCGCGATGAGATCCGCCAGCTGCGCGCGGCTTACGAGCAGCGCCTTGCCGACCTCGAATCCCGGCTTGAGCAACAGCAGGCGGCCCCGGCCCCGGCCGCCGCTGCGCCCGTCGCGCCCGTGGCCCATGCCGCCCCCCGTGGCGGTGGCTTCAATCCCGACGTCTCGCTTATCCTCATGGGCCAGTACCGGCGCATGAAGGACATCGACGAGCGTCACATCAGCGGCTTTACCTCGGTGGCCGAGCATGGCGATGACGACCACGCCCATGGCGCCGGGTCGCGCGGCTTCTCCATCGACCATTCCGAACTGGTGTTCTCGGCCAACATCGACAACCGCTTCACCGGCCTGGCCAACTTCGCCATGGCCGATGGCGAGGTCGAAGTGGAAGAGGCGTGGTTCGAAACCCTCGGCCTCGGCCACGGGCTCACCGTGCGTGGCGGTCGCTTCCGCTCCGGCATCGGTTACGCCAACCAGCAACACCCCCACGCCTGGGACTTTGCCGACGCCTCGCTCATGTATCAGGCGCTGTTCGGCGAGCACGCCAGCTATGCCAATGACGGCCTGCAACTGCGCTGGGTGGCACCCACCCCGGTGTATCTGGAATTCGGCGCCGAAGTGGGCCGCGGCGCCAACTTCCCCGGCACCGACCGCGACACCAACGGCGTGGGCAGCGGCGCGCTCTATGCCCACCTGGGCGGCGACGTCGGCACCAGCCACAGCTGGCGCGCCGGGTTGTCTTACCTCAACGCCCGGGCCGAAGACCGCCATTCGCACTTCGAAGACGTGGGCGGCGAAGAGGTGCATACCAACTTCAGTGGCACCAGCCGGGCCTGGATTCTCGACGGCGTGTGGAAATGGGCGCCCGACGGCAACGCCCGCGACCGTTACCTCAAGCTGCAGGGCGAGTACTTCATCCGCAAGGAGCGCGGTGATCTGGAATGCAATGGCGCCACCGGCACTGCCTGCGACGGCGGTGTGGACAGCGATTACCTCACCCGGCAATCCGGCTGGTATGCCCAGGCGGTCTATCAGTTCATGCCCGAATGGCGCGTCGGCCTGCGCTACGACCGGCTCGACCCCGGCACCCAGGACTACGGGGTGAACAACGCCAATCTCGAGCGCGAGGACCACAACCCCCATCGCACCACCCTCATGGCCGACTGGAGCCCTAGCGAGTTCGCCCGCCTGCGCCTGCAATGGGCCCGGGACCAGTCCATGGCCGGCGAGACCGACAACCAGCTGTGGCTGCAATACATCATGAGCCTGGGCGCCCACGGCGCGCACACGTTCTGA
- a CDS encoding Fur family transcriptional regulator, whose protein sequence is MPESKAASLIAENGGRVTRTRVAVLDVLLSSEGSLAHEDISAMLSAQGVRHDRVTLYRTLDWLVEVGVAHTMTAGDGRTRRFGVAATAPHEHAHFHCDRCGKVVCLEGLAPAVAVNLPGGYQLDRAELVLHGACPTCGDQH, encoded by the coding sequence GTGCCCGAATCCAAAGCTGCTTCCCTCATCGCCGAAAACGGTGGCCGTGTCACCCGCACCCGGGTGGCGGTCCTTGATGTGCTGCTCTCGTCCGAGGGCTCGCTGGCCCACGAAGACATTTCCGCGATGCTCAGTGCCCAGGGTGTACGCCACGACCGCGTGACGCTTTACCGCACCCTCGACTGGCTGGTGGAGGTCGGCGTGGCGCATACCATGACCGCGGGCGACGGCCGGACGCGGCGTTTTGGCGTGGCCGCCACCGCTCCGCACGAGCATGCGCACTTTCATTGCGACCGCTGCGGCAAGGTGGTGTGCCTGGAGGGCCTGGCCCCCGCGGTGGCAGTGAATCTGCCCGGCGGCTATCAGCTGGACCGGGCCGAGCTGGTGTTGCACGGCGCCTGCCCCACCTGTGGCGATCAGCACTGA
- a CDS encoding DUF3299 domain-containing protein has protein sequence MKHVLISTLICLATLGVHAEDYQVGDRLAKPAAEAAGSYKTITFDDLMPLDWDPNAIFKEIDLSALQDNDPRAAEMMDKIKQAWEQAPVVPALSGQKIRMAGFLVRLEGDDKEIREFLLVPYFGACIHVPPPPANQVVYVKPRKPVPVGPDMGAVWVNGIISLAAAKTDLGDAGYRIDAIEVEPYREEGQ, from the coding sequence ATGAAACACGTGCTGATATCCACCCTGATCTGTCTGGCGACCCTCGGCGTCCACGCCGAGGACTACCAGGTGGGCGACCGCCTTGCCAAGCCCGCGGCCGAGGCGGCCGGGAGCTACAAGACCATCACCTTCGACGACCTCATGCCGCTCGATTGGGACCCCAACGCCATCTTCAAGGAAATCGACCTCAGTGCCCTGCAGGACAACGACCCTCGTGCCGCCGAGATGATGGACAAGATCAAGCAGGCCTGGGAGCAGGCCCCGGTGGTGCCGGCGCTGTCGGGCCAGAAGATCCGCATGGCCGGCTTTCTCGTGCGCCTCGAAGGCGACGACAAGGAAATCCGCGAATTCCTGCTGGTGCCGTACTTCGGCGCCTGCATCCATGTGCCGCCCCCGCCCGCCAACCAGGTGGTGTACGTGAAGCCGCGTAAACCCGTGCCGGTCGGCCCCGACATGGGCGCGGTGTGGGTCAATGGCATCATCAGCCTCGCCGCCGCCAAGACTGATCTGGGCGATGCCGGCTACCGCATCGACGCCATCGAGGTCGAGCCGTATCGGGAAGAGGGGCAGTGA
- a CDS encoding metal ABC transporter permease, producing the protein MFEAFEFEFMRGALAACVALSLGAAPIGVFMLLRRMSLMGDAISHAILPGAAIGYLVSGMSLGAMTLGGVTAGVAVAVLAGLVARRSALREDASLAAFYLISLAIGVLLVSIKSRNIDLLHVLFGSVLSLDPDALVLIAGIATVSLFGLAVLYRPLVIECADPDFMRQAGGPGTLAHVGFLLLAVLNLVAGFHALGTLMAVGIMILPAATARLVCERLDTMLVVAVAAALAGSISGLLVSFHLDLPAGPSVVLSLGLIYMLVLAGAPLKPRQRLATA; encoded by the coding sequence ATGTTTGAAGCCTTCGAGTTCGAGTTCATGCGCGGCGCGCTGGCCGCCTGCGTGGCGCTGTCGCTGGGCGCGGCGCCCATTGGCGTGTTCATGCTGCTGCGGCGCATGAGCCTGATGGGCGACGCCATCTCGCATGCCATCCTGCCCGGCGCCGCCATCGGCTATCTGGTCTCCGGCATGTCGCTGGGCGCCATGACCCTGGGTGGCGTGACCGCCGGCGTAGCGGTAGCCGTGCTGGCCGGCCTGGTGGCGCGTCGCTCCGCCCTGCGCGAAGACGCCAGCCTGGCGGCCTTCTACCTGATTTCACTGGCCATCGGCGTGCTGCTGGTGTCGATCAAGAGCCGCAACATCGACCTGCTGCATGTGCTGTTCGGCTCGGTGCTGTCACTCGACCCGGACGCGCTGGTACTGATCGCCGGCATCGCCACGGTCTCGCTGTTCGGCCTTGCCGTGCTCTACCGCCCGCTGGTCATCGAGTGCGCCGACCCGGACTTCATGCGTCAGGCCGGCGGGCCGGGCACCCTCGCCCATGTGGGCTTCCTGCTGCTGGCCGTGCTCAATCTGGTCGCCGGTTTCCACGCCCTGGGCACGCTCATGGCGGTGGGCATCATGATTCTGCCGGCAGCCACTGCACGCCTCGTCTGCGAACGGCTCGACACCATGCTGGTGGTGGCGGTGGCCGCTGCACTGGCAGGCAGTATCTCCGGCCTGCTGGTGTCCTTCCATCTCGACCTGCCCGCCGGCCCCTCGGTCGTCCTGAGCCTGGGCCTCATCTACATGCTGGTACTCGCCGGCGCCCCCCTCAAACCCCGACAACGTCTGGCCACTGCATGA
- a CDS encoding metal ABC transporter permease, with amino-acid sequence MNWDLLLDPLFRLPFVTGLGLAIGLPLLGLYLRMRGEWLAVLGIAQLAALGALAASVFALPGLLGAGAAGVGAVVAKRMGRGGGMGAYVLMLLIGWSLAVLLLANHPAIEHVGQGLFDGQLYFADSDHALATLVITILGGALLHRHGQRLLLARAHPVLARACAHTRRAHWRFDLLVGISVGVGILSLGVMAAFALTWVPAWIVFDRARSWRQAQRQVVMVGVLGYAAAFVVALVADQPFGPVCVVGVLGAGLVVRWGGVRR; translated from the coding sequence ATGAACTGGGACCTGCTCCTCGACCCCCTGTTTCGCCTGCCCTTCGTCACCGGCCTGGGCCTCGCCATCGGCCTGCCGCTACTCGGGCTCTACCTGCGCATGCGGGGCGAATGGCTCGCCGTGCTCGGCATCGCCCAGTTGGCCGCCCTCGGTGCGCTCGCTGCCAGCGTGTTCGCGCTCCCCGGCCTGCTCGGCGCGGGTGCGGCCGGCGTGGGCGCCGTCGTCGCCAAGCGCATGGGCCGTGGCGGCGGCATGGGCGCCTATGTACTCATGCTGCTCATCGGCTGGTCCCTCGCCGTGCTGCTGCTTGCCAACCACCCGGCCATCGAGCACGTGGGGCAGGGCCTGTTCGACGGCCAGCTCTATTTCGCCGACAGCGACCACGCCCTCGCCACGCTGGTCATCACCATCCTCGGCGGGGCACTGCTCCACCGCCACGGCCAGCGGCTGCTGCTGGCCCGTGCCCACCCGGTGCTCGCTCGCGCCTGCGCACACACCCGCCGGGCGCACTGGCGTTTCGACTTGCTCGTGGGCATCAGCGTGGGGGTGGGCATCCTCTCGCTGGGCGTCATGGCCGCCTTCGCGCTCACCTGGGTGCCCGCCTGGATCGTGTTCGACCGCGCCCGCAGCTGGCGGCAGGCACAAAGGCAGGTGGTGATGGTCGGCGTGCTCGGCTATGCCGCGGCGTTCGTGGTCGCGCTGGTCGCGGATCAGCCTTTCGGGCCGGTGTGTGTGGTGGGGGTGCTGGGGGCCGGGTTGGTGGTGCGGTGGGGGGGCGTGAGGCGATAA
- a CDS encoding ABC transporter ATP-binding protein: MDAPDAVSAAVTLDGVRFAWKKASAPCLDIVHFSLGRGERVFLHGPSGSGKSTLLSLIGGVTVPQLGSVQVLEKDLTVLTGPARDRHRADHIGFIFQQFNLIPYLSAADNITLPCRFSRKRAAQAGDLPRAVSRLAEHLDLSADVLDAPAAELSVGQQQRVAAARALIGAPALVIADEPTSALDADRQAAFLSLLLDECREAGSALLFVSHDLWLADQFDRTVPLAEINRAGMETAA; encoded by the coding sequence GTGGACGCTCCCGACGCCGTGAGTGCCGCGGTCACACTCGACGGGGTGCGCTTTGCCTGGAAAAAGGCGAGTGCGCCCTGCCTCGACATCGTGCATTTTTCGCTCGGCCGGGGTGAGCGCGTCTTTCTCCACGGCCCCAGCGGAAGCGGCAAGAGCACGCTGCTCTCGCTCATCGGCGGCGTGACCGTGCCCCAGCTCGGTTCGGTACAGGTGCTCGAGAAGGATCTGACCGTGCTCACCGGCCCGGCACGTGACCGCCACCGGGCGGACCACATCGGCTTCATCTTCCAGCAGTTCAACCTCATTCCCTACCTGTCGGCGGCGGACAACATCACCTTGCCGTGCCGCTTCTCGCGCAAGCGCGCGGCGCAGGCGGGCGATCTGCCGCGTGCCGTGTCGCGGCTGGCAGAGCATCTGGATCTGTCGGCCGACGTGCTCGACGCGCCGGCCGCCGAGCTGAGCGTGGGGCAGCAGCAACGGGTGGCCGCCGCCCGGGCCCTGATCGGCGCGCCCGCGCTGGTGATTGCCGACGAGCCCACCTCCGCGCTCGATGCCGACCGGCAGGCGGCGTTTCTCTCCTTGCTGCTCGATGAATGCCGCGAGGCCGGCTCGGCGCTGCTGTTCGTGAGCCACGATCTGTGGCTGGCCGACCAATTCGACCGCACCGTGCCGCTGGCGGAGATCAATCGGGCCGGGATGGAGACGGCGGCATGA
- a CDS encoding peptidoglycan-binding domain-containing protein — MSLKTCLLLLGIGLSLPAAAADGKDQFAVRGASLIDCAVFSREHAARADVSKIVASWVDGYVSGINQATPDTYDILSFETTELILEIVDRHCRERPTDRVFSVVHKLFEQLKADRIKARADKILIEQDGRDAQHYTELIQRVQRKLKAAGLYQGKADGQFSPALSSGIAKYQTSIGFEPTGFPDQATLWRLLRSK; from the coding sequence ATGTCCCTGAAAACCTGCCTGCTGCTGCTCGGCATCGGCCTGTCGCTGCCTGCGGCAGCCGCCGATGGCAAAGACCAGTTCGCCGTGCGTGGCGCCAGCCTCATCGACTGCGCCGTGTTCTCCCGCGAGCACGCGGCGCGCGCCGATGTCTCAAAGATCGTCGCCTCCTGGGTCGATGGCTACGTCTCCGGCATCAACCAGGCCACGCCGGACACCTACGACATCCTGTCCTTCGAAACCACCGAGCTGATCCTCGAAATCGTCGACCGTCACTGCCGCGAGCGCCCCACCGACCGGGTGTTCTCAGTGGTGCACAAGCTCTTCGAACAGCTCAAGGCCGACCGGATCAAGGCCCGCGCCGACAAGATCCTCATCGAACAGGACGGGCGCGACGCCCAGCACTACACCGAGCTGATCCAGCGGGTGCAACGCAAGCTCAAAGCCGCCGGGCTCTATCAAGGCAAGGCCGACGGCCAGTTCAGCCCGGCACTGTCCTCAGGCATTGCCAAGTACCAGACGTCCATCGGCTTCGAGCCCACCGGCTTCCCCGATCAGGCGACCCTGTGGCGATTGCTGCGCAGCAAATAA
- a CDS encoding metal ABC transporter substrate-binding protein codes for MKRILSFGLLLMALATPAWAGLKVFATLPEWGALAQIIGGNEADVFVATHARQDPHHVDARPSLIARARAADLVVANGAELEIGWLPVVLRSAGNAATVPGRPGYFEAAAQVPLLEIPARLDRADGDVHAAGNPHIGLDPRRLLTVGAALTERMAALDPAQASAYHANWHAFATRWQGAIDGWSAQAAPLRGSAIVVHHTAYPYLADWLGLKRLGALEPKPGVAPTSAHLAGLRAQMADTPVRAILRPPYTSEAPDQWLAEATGVPVLDAPIAPAEATEQGLRDWYAGIVTALVKAAP; via the coding sequence ATGAAACGCATCCTTTCTTTCGGCCTGCTGCTCATGGCGCTGGCCACCCCCGCCTGGGCGGGGCTCAAGGTCTTCGCCACGCTCCCAGAATGGGGCGCGCTGGCGCAGATCATCGGTGGCAACGAGGCGGACGTGTTCGTGGCCACCCACGCCCGGCAGGACCCGCATCATGTGGACGCCCGCCCCAGCCTCATTGCCCGCGCGCGGGCGGCCGATCTGGTAGTGGCCAATGGCGCCGAGCTGGAGATCGGCTGGTTGCCGGTGGTCCTGCGCAGCGCCGGCAATGCCGCCACCGTGCCCGGGCGGCCGGGCTATTTCGAGGCCGCCGCCCAGGTGCCGCTGCTGGAGATCCCCGCGCGCCTCGACCGGGCCGATGGCGACGTGCACGCGGCCGGCAACCCCCACATCGGGCTAGACCCCCGGCGGTTGCTGACCGTGGGTGCGGCGCTCACCGAGCGCATGGCCGCCCTCGACCCGGCCCAGGCCTCGGCCTATCATGCCAACTGGCACGCCTTCGCCACCCGCTGGCAGGGCGCCATCGACGGCTGGTCGGCCCAGGCTGCGCCGCTTCGCGGGTCGGCCATCGTGGTGCATCACACCGCCTATCCCTACCTGGCCGACTGGCTCGGCCTCAAGCGCCTGGGCGCCCTGGAGCCCAAGCCCGGCGTGGCGCCCACCTCGGCCCATCTGGCGGGTCTGCGCGCGCAGATGGCCGACACCCCGGTGCGGGCCATCCTGCGCCCGCCCTACACCAGCGAGGCGCCGGACCAGTGGCTGGCCGAGGCCACCGGCGTGCCCGTACTCGATGCGCCCATCGCGCCGGCGGAAGCCACCGAGCAGGGCTTGCGTGACTGGTACGCCGGTATCGTCACTGCCCTCGTCAAGGCCGCGCCATGA